TCCGTTGGGCAATTTTAGGAGGTGAGTCTAAGTTATATGTACCTGGATTTATCCTATCTTTAGGGTTAGTATCTTTACTGTTCGTTACTGGAATATGGTATTTTCGCAAGATGGAAAAAACATTTGCTGATGTGATTTAAAAGTTAAGTTTAAAATCACCGTAATTTCGAGATTTTACCAATTCAGTTTATTATTGCGATCCAGTAGATAACTCATGCCTGAAACTGTAATTAGAGTTGAAAATTTAAGTAAAAAATATATTATTGGACATCAAAAGCAGGAACGCTACAGTACACTCCGAGATATCATTAGCAATCAGGCTAAAACTTTGCTTAGTCCATTTCAAAGTAAAAAATCCAAAATTCCAATTGATCGTGAAGAGTTTTGGGCAATAAACAATATCTCATTTGAAATTCAGCAAGGAGATAGAGTTGGGATTATTGGGCGAAATGGAGCAGGAAAATCAACATTATTAAAAATTTTAAGCCGGATTACAGAACCAAGCACAGGTACAATTAAAATTCAAGGGAGAGTTGCTAGCTTATTAGAAGTAGGAACAGGTTTCCATGGTGAGTTAACTGGAAGAGAGAATATCTTTCTCAATGGTGCAATTCTAGGCATGAGTAAAGTTGAAATCCAGCGTAAGTTTGATGAAATTGTTGCTTTTGCAGAAGTAGAGAAATTTTTAGATACACCTGTAAAGAGATATTCTTCAGGTATGTATGTCAGATTAGCTTTTGCTGTCGCTGCTCATTTAGAACCTGAGATTTTAATCGTAGATGAAGTACTAGCAGTAGGAGATTCCGCTTTCCAGCAGAAATGTTTAGGAAAGATGGAAGAAGTGGGTAAACAAGGTAGAACTGTTTTGTTTGTGAGCCACAATATGTCTACTGTTAAACAACTTTGTACTAGTGCATTTTTATTATCTCAAGGAAAATTAATTTATGGGGGAAATCCTGCCGAAGTTATATCTCTTTATATGCAAAAAGCAATTGATAAAAGCACTGATGAATCAACAAAAAAATACAGACATATAAAAGGTGATGCAAGAGCAGAAATTGAAAAAATCACATTAAATAATCTTCAAGATTCTGATATTGTTGTTTCTATTTTTGATAAATTAAAAATTTCGATTGACTATAAAGTAAATAAAGAAATTGAAGAATTAGAATTTTTTGTTCTTATTTATAATTTAGAAGATGGAGAGGTTCAAGCCAGCCTTTTTCAAAGAGATTTTGGTACTAATGTTCAATCTAATAAAGAATTCGGTAGAGTAAATGTAGAATTTACGAATCAACTAATGCCTGGAAAATATCTGATATCTTCAGGAATTTTTGATAAAAATAGACAGTTTGTTGATTGGGTAGAATTTGCTGAATCTTTTTATGTAGAACCAGCCTTTATTAATGGAAAAAAATACGATCAACGCTTAGGTAAAATTAGTATTCAGGGTAATTGGTATGCTGGGTAAAAAACTCAGAGAATTAATTATTCCTATCCGAATTAAATTTTTTAAAAAAATTAATCAATATCTACTTGAAAGTCAAAAACATACTCTAATGGCACAATTTAAGAGCTATGGAGAAGGCTGCCACTTTTACGTGCCATTTTGTATTAACGATGCTGGAAATCTAGAAATTGGGAATCAGGTGACAGTTGGAACCTATGTACATATGTGGTGTCACGGGGGAATTAAAATTGGCGATCGCGTCATGATTGGTTCTCATACAGCGATTACCTCAGTTACCCACGACTACGAACAAGAGAATATGCGCCGAACAGGTGTGACAAAAAAAGTAGTTATCGAAGACGATGTTTGGATAGGTACACATTCAGTCATTTTACCTGGAATTACTATTGGTAAAGGGGCTGTAATCGGTGCTAATTCAGTTGTTACTAAAGATGTAGAACCATATTCAATAGTTTTTGGTAGCCCAGCCAAACATTATAAATTTCGAGACCTAAAAGAATGCAACTGAATTTAAATAATTTGCCTGCACCTTCATTTAATCAAGGAGTTTGGCCTTGGACTGAACAGCAATATTATCCTTCCACCAAAATATCAAATATTTCTGCCTTACCACGAATTACTATAATTACTCCTAGTTACAATCAAGGACAATTTATTGAAGAAACTATTCGTTCGGTACTGCTACAAGGCTATCCTAAATTAGAATACATCATTATTGATGGTGGTAGTACAGATAATACAGTAGAGATTATCAAGCGATATGAACCGTGGATTTCTTATTGGGTTAGCGAGAGCGATCGCGGTCAAGCTCATGCTATTAATAAAGGTATCGCCCAAGCAACTGGCGAAATATTAGCTTATCTGAATAGTGACGACTATTATCTACCGGGTACTCTGTTTAAAGTTGCCGAACACTTTTGTAAGTTTCCTCAAACTGATTTGCTGCATGGAATGTGTCGTTATGTAAATCAGCAAGGTGAAAAAATTGGTGAGCAATTTGGCAATATTCAAACGCCAGAAGAAATTTTAGATTTGTGGGATGTATGGTGGAAAAAACGCCAATTTGTACAACCTGAAGTTTTTTGGACAAGACGTATCACAGACAAAGTTGGTTTATTTAAAGAAGAACTCAACTATGTTATGGACTATGAATATTGGTGCAGAATTTTACTTACTCAAGGAAATATAGGACGAATTGATAGCGAACTCTCTTGTTTCAGATTTACTAACGAGCAAAAATCAAATCATAAAATAAAAGTTGCCGAAGAACTATTAAAAGTCGTTGCTCCTCTCATTTGGAGTAATCAGCATAAACTAAACCTAAAGAGTCGGATTATTCTTCAAGGTAAATGGTTGTATCATATTAATTTAAATGAAGAAGTGAAAAAATCGTTAATATCTGGAGATAAAAAATCTCTGCGATCGCTCAAAATTTTAATTCTAATTTTAACCCATCCCCAAATCCTATTTGTATCCAATTTTCAGCAGAGATTGATTAATTTCTTAAATTAATTAACATCTATTAGTCTACATTTAGCCATCTCCACTCTCCTAAAATACATAAATTTATCGTCTATTTACTGATATTAGAATTAAATCACATTTATGCATCATAAATTAAGCCTAGGAGCTTGGTATTTAAAATTAAATCAATCAGGGTTTAACTTAAATATCATAGGAGAAAAATTTAAAAGACAATTTATTAGACCGCAGCTTCCCAGCATTCATAACGAGCAGATTAATTTACATCTTGGTTGTGGAAAGGTTAACCATCCAAAATTTATTAACATTGATGCGCGTCCAGCTTCGCACATTCACTATGTTAGAGCAATTGACGATCTTTCTCCCTTTAAAAATAACAGTGTTAACTTAATTTACGCCTGCCACTGCTTAGAACACTTCTCCTATAATCAAGTTCCACTAATTTTAAAAGAGTGGCATAGAGCTTTAAAAATTAATGGGACTCTCCGTATATCAGTACCAGATTTCGATAAATTAATAAAAATTTATCAAGATTGCAATCAAAATCTTGATGCTATTATGGGCTTGCTAATGGGTGGACAAGATTATCAATTCAATTTCCACAAAGCCGCTTTTAATGAAGCAAGTTTGAAAAAGTTACTCTTAAATGTAGGCTTTCAGGAAGTCAAGACTTGGCAACCTGGCTCAACAGAAATGACGACTTTTGATGACTGGTCAGGACGTCTTCTAGGAGGCAAATACTCTGTAAGTTTAAATCTTGAAGCCATTAAATCATAGTTATATTGTGAGTCTTATCTGCCACAATAAATATATGCTTGGCAATCAATTTACCAAATATCCTAGATATTTAAATAGAAATTAATATATGCGGATAAAAATCACAGTCGGCTATCCAAGTTGGTTAGGAATACGACAAACACCAAGTTCAAAAGGTATTTGGGAAGATTGCGAATTTTTAATTAATGAAGATTGTCTAGAATGCGATGCTTGGGTAGTTTTACAAAGTTCCAAGGGTTTACTCAAGCAAGAAACGACTTTCTGCCCTCCAGAAAACGTAATTCTTTTAACTCGCGAACCACCAGATATGATGTCATGGCCTGCAAACTATATTAAACAGTTTAATTTAGTAATTACTTGCCACCCTCACATCAAACATCGCAATCTAATTCTTTCCCAGCATGGTCAAACTTGGCATCTTGCTAACCATTCCTTCGATCAATTGGTTTCCATGCAACCAATTGAGAAAACCAAATTATTATCTGTTATTTGTTCTAATAAAACTTTTACTGAAGGCCATCGTCAGAGGCTACAGCTACTTGATGCACTCAAAAAACATTTCAAAGACCTAGAATTTTTCGGTAAGCCAATTAATCCAATTGATGATAAATGGGATGGAATTGCCCCTTATAAATATCACCTTGTTTTAGAAAACGGTAGCACCCCACATTATTGGACAGAGAAACTTACCGATGCATATTTGGGATACTCTTTACCTCTTTACTATGGATGTCCCAATTTAACCGATTATTTTTCTCCTGATTCTTTTGTGCGGATTAGGCCTGAAGATATTGATAGGACAATTTATACAATTGAACAAGCAATCGCCACAAATCAATACGAAAAATCTCTACCGGCAATAATTGAAGCTCGCAATCAGGTATTGTACCGCTACAACTTATTTCCTATGTTAGCCCAACTGTGTAGTCAACTACCTGTAGCTAAAAGAAAGAAAGTTACCCTTCGTCCTGATTTTGAATTTAAAGCATCCTTCTCAGTTCAGGCTGGTAAAACAATTCAGCGACTAGTGAAGTCATTTAAAAAAGGAAATAGAGAACAGGTAACAGTTAGTAAGTAGCAGAAAAATTAATTTAAATGAAAATAGCAGTATTTGGTTACTATAACGCACTCAATGCTGGAGATGACCGTATTCAATACAGTATCACCAGATTACTTCAAGGTCACAATGTAGTTTTTCTACCTCATTATCTACCTCCACCACAAGAATATCTGCAAACTTTTGATTGGATATTAATTGGTGGAGGTGGGCTAGTATTTGAATCAGTAGGAATATGGGTAGATATCAAACAATGGACGAAAAAATGTAAAGCTAAAATTGGTATTTTTGGTTTAGGAGTAAATAGAGTATCTCCAGAATTACTTTTAGAAATATTGCATCTTATTGACTATGCTAGTTTTTTCTATGTCAGAGATCAAAAGAGTAAAGCATTACTCAATAATCATCCTAAAGTAGAAGTACATCCAGACTTAACCTGGTGCTTTCCATTCTCATCCGAGAAGATCACCTCTAGCAGCAATCAAATCGCTATAAATTTAGCGCCATGTCATTGGAAAGATTTTGAGCCAGAAATGTGGCTAAAGGCACTATCTGAATTTCAACTTAGTCCTTTTCCTTTAAACTTTAATATTAATAGAGATTTCGATTTATTAAAAAAATATTTTGGCGATGTAACTCCTCAAGAATTTACTTTACAACCATTAATTGAAAGTCAAATATTAGTTGCTTGTAGATTTCATGCGATTATCTTTGCTATGCAGCTAGGCAAACCATTTATTGCTATTAACTATGATGAAAAAGTAGAACGATTACTTACAGAGAGTAATCTTTCAGAATGCTGTTTGGAAACTACAGAATATGCCTTAGTACGTGAAAAAATATATTTTATTCTTGCAAATCAAGCACAAATTGAACAAAAGATATCTTCATTTGTTGCTTTGCAAGCAGAAAAGGCAACATACTTAAGGCAATCTATCCAAAATCATTTTTTAACCGAGTCAGACACAAATACATATAATCCATTTTTAAATTTCAAAGCAACTGCCAAGAAATTCCTTATTAGGAGTTAAAGCAACCATGTCTATTGGTTCCATAATTTATAAACTACAAAAAAAGTATGAGCATGGTTTGTATACTGCTTACTATCGCGATGCAGTTAGAAACCAGATTTTAGATACTCAGCCAATTGCCAATACCATTGATTTAACCTGCGAGATTCATGTCCTGACATCTGCAAATGATTGGCTAAATTTAGTCTGGGCGTTAAAGACTTTTTATCACTTTTCTCAGCGTCGTTACGCTTTATGTATTCATGACGATGGTTCTCTAAGTCACGAACATCGCCAAACTTTGCAGTATCACTTCCCAAGTGCCCGGATTATTGATAGACAAAAGGCTGATAAGAACGTTCTGACATTACTACGATCTTACCCTCGCTGTTTGGAGTTTCGCAAAACAAATCACCTTTCACCCAAAGTATTTGACTTTGCTACATATTTGCAATGCGATCGCCTGTTACTCTTAGATAGCGATGTCTTATTTTTTCAATCTCCCACAGAGCTACTTAAGCGCATCGAAAACCCAGATTATCATCTCAATACAGTCAATGCTGATGTAGAAAGTGCTTATACTGTTGAACCAGAAGTAGTCAAAAGCCATCTGGGGTTTGATTTAGCTGCAAGAGTCAATTCTGGCTTAGGATTAATACACAAGCGATCGCTGTCTTTTGACTGGATAGAAGAATTTCTGACTCTTCCTAATATTATTGGGCATTTCTGGCGAATTGAGCAAACCATATATGCTTTGTGCAGTTCCCGCTTTGGAGTAGAACTGTTACCTCCAGCTTACGACGTTCACTTAGAAGGAAGCATTAACGGTTCTCCCAGCCGTCATTATGTAGGTAAAATCCGACACTTAATGTACAGCGAAGGTATTCAGCATTTAGTACAGCAGCGATTCCTCAAGGAGTTGCAGCAATGAGTTCTCATCCAACCTTGCGAGTTTTGATGACGCCAGACTACCGAGTTGATAACCCCTATCAAGCACTCTTGGCGAAGTCCTTGCAAAGTCAAGGAGTAGAAGTATTGTTTCCTACAGGTTATCGTCGATTATTGCCTATTTTTAGAGCTGTCAAAACCAATTCAGATAAAATAGATGTCTTGCATCTTCACTGGCTAACTCCTTATCTCAAAGGAAAAAATAGCCTAACTAAACTTGTTTATAGCATCAAGTTGTTAATCGATATTCTCCTGACTAAATCGGCTGATGTCAGAGTAGTTTGGACAATCCACAATCGAATTTCTCATGATTCTCAGTTTCCGTTTATAGAATTGTGGACTCATCGCATCTTACTAAAATTAGTAGACCAAATTATTGTTCATCATTCATCAGCTTTAGCAGACATTGCTCAAACTTACAAAATTAATAATATCAACGCCGAGATTATTCCTCACGGTCACTATCGCGAAGTTTACAATAGTTTAATCGATCCAATAACAGCAAGAAAAGCACTTGGTCTGCCCCTATCTGGGCGTGTTTACTTAAACTTGGGTATGTTGAGGCCATACAAAGGAATTGAACGTTTACTGCAAGTTTGGGGAGAAAACAAGGAACTTTTGCAAGAAAATACCCTCCTGATTGCTGGGAAACCATTGAGTCAAGCTTACAGCCAAAAACTTAGCGAGCAAACTTCAAATTTAGAGAGAGTTTTTCTCCATGCAGATTTTGTAGAAGATAGCCAAATACATCTTTTTTTTAGTGCCGCAGACTTGGTAGTACTTCCTTTCGAGCGAATTTTAACTTCAGGAAGTCTAATTTTAGCAATGTCTTATGGGAAACCAATTATTGCGCCTCGGACTAGCGGTATTTCGGAAACTTTATGTACAGCTGATTGGTTATTATACGATCCAGAAGATAATCAAGGTTTATTATCTGCTTTAAAACAAAGTACTCAAACTGATTTAAATATCTTAAGCCAGTTGGTTAACAAAGCGTGCGATCGCATCGATTGGGTAAACATAGGCAAACAAACTCAAAAAGTTTATCAAGCAATGCTTATTTCTTAGTTAACGAACATTAAAAAATAAATTATTTAATATTCTTATAGCAACTATGCTACCAAAAGTTAGTATTTTAATTCCCTGTTACAATGCAGAGTATTGGATTGCCCAAGCAATCAAAAGTTCCCTAAATCAAACTTATGCCAATAAAGAAGTAATTATTGTTGATGATGGCTCTACAGACAGAAGCCTAAAAATTATTAAAAGTTTTGGTAATTCTATCCGTTGGGAAACCGGGCCAAATTGTGGAGGTAATATAGCCAGAAACAGATTACTAGAACTCAGTACAGGAGAATGGTTACAATATTTAGATGCAGACGATTATTTATTACCAGATAAGCTAGAAAAGCAAGTTAAATACTTAGCTCAGGTTCCTCAAACTGACATACTTTATAGCCCCAATATTCTTGAATATTATCAACCTTATAAATCTTGGCAAAAACTTGTACCAATTCCTGAACCTCACGATCCTTGGATTTTACTAGCCCGATGGTATCTTCCTCAAACTAACAGTCCACTTTGGCGTAAGCAAGCAATTATTGATGTGGGAAGCTGGAAGTTTGATCAACCATGTTGCCAAGAACATGAATTATATCTGCGTCTTTTGATAGCAGAAAAAAAATTTGAATACTTTGCTGAATCTGGTTCAGTTTACAGACAGTGGAGTGAGTCAACAGTTTGTAAAAAAGACAAGTCACAAACCCATCGTCAATTGTTGATTATTTTAGATAAACTTGAAAAATACCTAAAAGACACCGATCAGCTTATCCAAGCAAGACAAAATGCCATCAATCAAACTCGGTTTGAGAAAGCCAGAATGATCTGGCTATCAGATAGAAAGTGGGCTGACAAGATTATTTCACAAATACGCATTACAGATAAACACTTTCTACCTTCAGGGAATGCAGCACCTTGGCTATACTACCTAACTTATCGGTTATTAGGATTTTCTGCTGCTGAACAAGTTGCAGAATTCAAAAGGTTATTGGCTACGAGATAATCATGCTGCTGTTCCTCTCTACTTGCCCAACAATCAATGCAACTTCTAGAAGATAATTTGAAAGCCATTAAAGAAATACTTCAGCTTTGAGAATAATTCAAAAGTAAATAGTTCCAGGATAAATTGTAATGAATATGCAGACAATTGATCGATTTCAGTTTTGTCCACAACTTACAGAAATTTTAGAAAATCGGCAAGTCATAGGAAAGACAGGAAAAGTCTTCAATCGGCTAGGAGCAGCATCTACTGAAAATAATCTTTGGGCATTACGTTCACTTTCTTTAGAGCTAAATCCAAAAAATACTTTGGAAATTGGATTAGCTTATGGTACGTCTTGTTTAGCTCTAGCTGCAACTCATCGTGATTTAGAACATGTACCAAATCGACAGCATGTTGCAATTGATCCATTCCAATCCACTATTTGGGATGATACTGGTAAATTGATTATAGAAAAAGCAAATTTACATAATTATGTAGATATGCGTGAAGACTTTTCTTACTCAGTATTACCTCAACTAATAACTGAGGGTTTAATGTTTGATTTAATTTATATTGATGGTTCTCATTTATTTGAAGATGTATTTATTGATTTTTTCTATTCCAACAAACTACTCTCTGAAAAAGGAGTAATTATGTTTGACGATAGTAGCGATCCACATATCCGCAAAGTACTCAAGTTTATTGATAGTAATTTTGCTTTTAGCTATAAAAAGCTCGATTTATCTTATCTATATACAGGCTGGAACAAATTTAAGTATAATTTTGGAGTTAAAATCCAAAAAACTCAATTAACGGTTTATCAAAAAACAGGAAAAACAGTTCGTCCTTGGAATGCAAAATTAAATGAATTTTGATTTTTAAATATAAATATTGTAGCTTTTCAGGCATCAAAAATGTCCGGTGTAAGTACCATATTTGGAATATGCATATTAATGGGAGAAAGCTAGGTGAGTAACAATTTTAAAATTCATTCAATTTGTGTAGTCAAAAATGAAGTAGATATTATTGGATATTGCCTAGAGCAAGCTTCAAAATGGTCCGATCGTATCTATATCTATGATGGTGCTAGTACTGATGGCACTTGGGAAAAAGTTCTCTCCATGCAAAGCGAGCAAATTATTCCTTGGAAACAAGATGGTAAAGTTTTTCAAGAATCCTTAAGAGGTGAAGTATTCAACGAGTTTAAACACCTTGCCAAACCAGGTGATTGGTGGTGTCATCTTGATTCCGATGAATTTTATGTTCGGTCTCCTCGTGAATTTCTTGCTAAAGTTAGTCCATTTAATCAGGTTGTTTGGGGAATTGCTATTGAATATTATCTCACCTCAAAGGATATTAATTTACTAGACTTCAGACAACCAATGTCTGAGCTTTTATCAGCACTTAAATTTTATAAAATAGAAAATTCCGAACCAAGATTTTTCCGACATCGTGATGGTTTAATCTGGGATAATGGTTCTTGGCCCAAACACATGGGTGTAGTTAATCAAGAGCGTATTCTTTATAAACATTATAAATACAGAACTCCTGAGCAGATTCAAAAAAGATTGGATACCCGCAGGATTAATAGAGAAAGAGGTTTTCCTGGATGGGAACACGCTGTAGAACAGAATTGGCAACAAAAAGTTACCGATCCTACTACACTACATTATGATTCTCAAGACGGAAAATATGAGATTGATCGAGTAACGCTCCCTAACCATCTTGAGTCTTTTTACCAAAGATTAGTAAAAAGATTTATGCATAGTACTGGTATATGGGCTTAACCAGAGTTGTAAATTTTTCTGACGAACAATGAAACTATACTATGCAAACAAAACCAGAAGTTATGTTCCTTTTGGTAACTTTGGTGACGATCTAAATGGTTGGCTTTATCCACAACTTTTACCTGGAGTTTTTAATGACGATGCTTCAGATATTGCATTTGTAGGATTTGGAACATTACTCAATGAAAAGTTGCCCAAATTTAAACAAACTATTATTTTTGGCACTGGTCATGGATTTGGCAATCCTCCACAAATAGATAATACATGGACAATTTATTGTGTGAGAGGCCCTCTCACTACCGCAGCATTGAATTTGCCAATAGAGTTAGGAATTGCCGATCCTGCTATTTTAGTGAACAGAGTTTATCGCCCAAATGATACAAGTAAGAAGTATAAAGTTGCTTTTATTCCTTATGCATGGGAAATGGAAAGTAGCCCAGAAGTATTTTTAGAAGTTTGTCAACAATTAGGCTACGTTTGCATAGATCCGCGTTGGGAAGTAGAAAAAGTTCTTCAGGAAATTAGCCGTTCCGAACTTGTTATCAGTGCCGCAATGCATGGTGCAATTGTTGCCGATGCACTGCGAGTCCCTTGGATATCGCTAAAATCTAATGCTGGTATTCCTGATTTCAAATGGACTGATTTCTGCCAATCATTAAATCTAGAATTCACAAGTAATCGATTTTACCGATTTAATAGTATCAGCCAGAAGTTGCCATTTTTGAGGTCAATTGAAATTAAAAGAATGGTGTCTTATGTTCGCCAAATTGTTTGTCAAGCCAAATTTCAGTTAAGTAAAGACAATATCCTCAATGATAAGTTAGATAAGTTAGAAGAAAAGATATATCTATTTAAGCAAGATTTACAAGCTGGAAAATTTGAATTTTAACTTTATTTAAACTCTCTATGGCATTCTTCTCTATAGTTGTTCCAGTTTTTAATAGAGCTAATTTGATTAGTGAGACACTTAATTCTATTTTTCAGCAAAAGTTTGAAGATTGGGAAGTTATTGTGGTTGATGATGGTTCAACTGATAATACTCTCAATGTTTTATCAAACTATGAAAACAGAATCCAAATTCTACAACAAAAAAACCAAGGCCCCGGACAAGCCCGAAATTTAGGTATTCAAAAGGCTCAAGGGAAGTATGTAGCATTCTTAGACAGTGACGATATTTGGTTTCCCTGGACTTTGGAAGTCTACGCAGAAGTTATCCAGCAGACAAACTTTCCGGCATTATTAGCAGGAGAATATTTTTTCTTTCATCATGCAAATGACTTGAATATTGTTAAAACTTCAGAATTGCATTATAGCTATTATCAAGATTTTTATGCGTCTAGTGACAAGACTAGTTCTATTGTTACAAGTTCCGTTGTAGCTCGTCTAGATGTTTTGAAAAAAGCAGGTGGTTTTACAGACAAATGGATTAATTCTGAAGATAACGATCTCTGGCTGAGGTTAGGAACAGCAAAGGGATTTATTTATATTAACTCTCCAACGGTCTTAGGCTATCGCCAGCAAACTGATAGTGCTGTTTCTAATATAACCAAAACATATCAAGGTACTTATTATTTAATACAACAAGAAAATACAGGACAGTATCCTGGTGACAAGATACGACAACGCGAGAGAATTAATATCCTAACGCGACATATTAGACCAGTAAGTTTAGCATGTCTGCGTCATGGTGACATTCAACAAGCTTGGAAACTATATCAAAAAACTTTCAAATGGCATCTCTGGTTAGGACGCTTGCGTTATCTACTAGGATTTCTATTTATGACAATATTAGCGATGCAAAGCAAGCTGAGTAAGAAAATTTATAGGGGTCAATACTAAACTCCTACTTCCATATCTAAAAGAAATTATTCAAGAATGCGATCGCAGCAAAGTTCGTTATCCAATCTGATATCAAAGCAGTCATAGTGCTAGCAACTATTTTAAGTATCTATTTTAGCTGTAAGTTAGGGCAAATGCACAAATGGTTAGATACTAAATGGATACAATATCTAGGCAAAATTTCTTATAGCTTTTATCTCGTGCATATAGTTTTTGGCACGCGGGTTATTAATTTGGGATATCGTCTTAGTGGTGACTCACCCATAGCTGCTCTTGTCTGGTTTGCTTTAGCATTTGTAATCAGTATTAGCATGGCACATCTCACTTATCTTTTAATTGAAAAGCCCAGTATAGAGTTGAGTAAAAACTTAAAAATAAAAGCAGCTTAAAGTTAATTAATGAATACTTGTAAAATTACTGTAGTAATACCTACTTATAACCGTTCCGAGCAATTATTAAACACATTAGGAAAAATTATTGACTGCAATCCCAGACCAGATGAAATTATCATCCATATAGATGGAAATGATACTACAACTGAGCCAGTACTCAGAAGCAGTAAATTTCAAAATATAAAAATTATTAGTAATACTAAGCAAGTAGGTCCTGGTGGTGGGAGAAATTTAGCGATCGCTCAAGCCACTAATTCAATTGTAGCCAGTCTTGATGATGATTCTTATCCTATAGATACAGATTACTTTTATCGGTTAGAACTGCTGTTTGAATATTTCCCCAACGCAGCAGTTATTGGTGCAAGAATTTATCACATCAACGAAACCATTACCGCCGATCAATTAACAGCCAAATGGGTTTCTGACTTTATTGGTTGTGGTTGTGCTTATCGCAAAGAGGTCTTCCAAAAAACCAGCGGATACGTTCAGTTACCACTCGCTTATGGAATGGAAGAGGTTGATTTATCCCTACGCCTCCATCATCTGGGATGGGGTGTTGTAGAAAGCTCATGGTTGAGAGTATTTCACAACACTGAATTAAAACATCATAGTAATCCTCCCATCATTGCAGCAAGTGTTGCTAATCAGGTTTTACTAGCTTATTTAAGGTATCCTCTCCTCTTTTGGTGGTTAGGGATTGGACAATGTATCAGCCGCATATTCTGGTTAATTCGG
The genomic region above belongs to Calothrix sp. NIES-2098 and contains:
- a CDS encoding ABC transporter-like protein, producing the protein MPETVIRVENLSKKYIIGHQKQERYSTLRDIISNQAKTLLSPFQSKKSKIPIDREEFWAINNISFEIQQGDRVGIIGRNGAGKSTLLKILSRITEPSTGTIKIQGRVASLLEVGTGFHGELTGRENIFLNGAILGMSKVEIQRKFDEIVAFAEVEKFLDTPVKRYSSGMYVRLAFAVAAHLEPEILIVDEVLAVGDSAFQQKCLGKMEEVGKQGRTVLFVSHNMSTVKQLCTSAFLLSQGKLIYGGNPAEVISLYMQKAIDKSTDESTKKYRHIKGDARAEIEKITLNNLQDSDIVVSIFDKLKISIDYKVNKEIEELEFFVLIYNLEDGEVQASLFQRDFGTNVQSNKEFGRVNVEFTNQLMPGKYLISSGIFDKNRQFVDWVEFAESFYVEPAFINGKKYDQRLGKISIQGNWYAG
- a CDS encoding family 2 glycosyl transferase, translating into MQLNLNNLPAPSFNQGVWPWTEQQYYPSTKISNISALPRITIITPSYNQGQFIEETIRSVLLQGYPKLEYIIIDGGSTDNTVEIIKRYEPWISYWVSESDRGQAHAINKGIAQATGEILAYLNSDDYYLPGTLFKVAEHFCKFPQTDLLHGMCRYVNQQGEKIGEQFGNIQTPEEILDLWDVWWKKRQFVQPEVFWTRRITDKVGLFKEELNYVMDYEYWCRILLTQGNIGRIDSELSCFRFTNEQKSNHKIKVAEELLKVVAPLIWSNQHKLNLKSRIILQGKWLYHINLNEEVKKSLISGDKKSLRSLKILILILTHPQILFVSNFQQRLINFLN
- a CDS encoding family 2 glycosyl transferase, coding for MLPKVSILIPCYNAEYWIAQAIKSSLNQTYANKEVIIVDDGSTDRSLKIIKSFGNSIRWETGPNCGGNIARNRLLELSTGEWLQYLDADDYLLPDKLEKQVKYLAQVPQTDILYSPNILEYYQPYKSWQKLVPIPEPHDPWILLARWYLPQTNSPLWRKQAIIDVGSWKFDQPCCQEHELYLRLLIAEKKFEYFAESGSVYRQWSESTVCKKDKSQTHRQLLIILDKLEKYLKDTDQLIQARQNAINQTRFEKARMIWLSDRKWADKIISQIRITDKHFLPSGNAAPWLYYLTYRLLGFSAAEQVAEFKRLLATR
- a CDS encoding hexapeptide repeat-containing transferase translates to MLGKKLRELIIPIRIKFFKKINQYLLESQKHTLMAQFKSYGEGCHFYVPFCINDAGNLEIGNQVTVGTYVHMWCHGGIKIGDRVMIGSHTAITSVTHDYEQENMRRTGVTKKVVIEDDVWIGTHSVILPGITIGKGAVIGANSVVTKDVEPYSIVFGSPAKHYKFRDLKECN
- a CDS encoding group 1 glycosyl transferase, producing the protein MSSHPTLRVLMTPDYRVDNPYQALLAKSLQSQGVEVLFPTGYRRLLPIFRAVKTNSDKIDVLHLHWLTPYLKGKNSLTKLVYSIKLLIDILLTKSADVRVVWTIHNRISHDSQFPFIELWTHRILLKLVDQIIVHHSSALADIAQTYKINNINAEIIPHGHYREVYNSLIDPITARKALGLPLSGRVYLNLGMLRPYKGIERLLQVWGENKELLQENTLLIAGKPLSQAYSQKLSEQTSNLERVFLHADFVEDSQIHLFFSAADLVVLPFERILTSGSLILAMSYGKPIIAPRTSGISETLCTADWLLYDPEDNQGLLSALKQSTQTDLNILSQLVNKACDRIDWVNIGKQTQKVYQAMLIS
- a CDS encoding exoV-like protein, whose product is MKLYYANKTRSYVPFGNFGDDLNGWLYPQLLPGVFNDDASDIAFVGFGTLLNEKLPKFKQTIIFGTGHGFGNPPQIDNTWTIYCVRGPLTTAALNLPIELGIADPAILVNRVYRPNDTSKKYKVAFIPYAWEMESSPEVFLEVCQQLGYVCIDPRWEVEKVLQEISRSELVISAAMHGAIVADALRVPWISLKSNAGIPDFKWTDFCQSLNLEFTSNRFYRFNSISQKLPFLRSIEIKRMVSYVRQIVCQAKFQLSKDNILNDKLDKLEEKIYLFKQDLQAGKFEF
- a CDS encoding polysaccharide pyruvyl transferase, with translation MKIAVFGYYNALNAGDDRIQYSITRLLQGHNVVFLPHYLPPPQEYLQTFDWILIGGGGLVFESVGIWVDIKQWTKKCKAKIGIFGLGVNRVSPELLLEILHLIDYASFFYVRDQKSKALLNNHPKVEVHPDLTWCFPFSSEKITSSSNQIAINLAPCHWKDFEPEMWLKALSEFQLSPFPLNFNINRDFDLLKKYFGDVTPQEFTLQPLIESQILVACRFHAIIFAMQLGKPFIAINYDEKVERLLTESNLSECCLETTEYALVREKIYFILANQAQIEQKISSFVALQAEKATYLRQSIQNHFLTESDTNTYNPFLNFKATAKKFLIRS